The following coding sequences are from one Mesorhizobium onobrychidis window:
- a CDS encoding LacI family DNA-binding transcriptional regulator, with amino-acid sequence MASDASPAPTPVTLREVAAAAGVSVATASKALNGQGRMMAETRERIRETAQRLGFRPNSLAQSLLRRRSFTVGLLTNDTYGRFSLPVMSGISDALVDKGVSVFLCNVEDDQRLGQLHVEAMLDKRVDGIIATGKRIDRHLPVDLANLRIPVIYAFTQPDPGAIAFVSDDAGGARLAVEHFWRLGRRRIVHFSGPASFAVVHARAQAYRDVLTEKGLPAMEPLLGSWSEAWGHEAVKKLFDRKGEKPDAVFCGNDQIARGVIDALRERGLDVPDDVGVIGFDNWQIVAEATRPPLTSVDMNLAALGREAGLTLLSLVGGEPAAPGIRKLPCRLVVRQSCGRPPGG; translated from the coding sequence ATGGCTTCTGACGCCTCGCCAGCGCCCACTCCCGTCACCCTCCGCGAGGTGGCCGCCGCCGCTGGCGTCAGTGTCGCCACGGCCTCAAAAGCGCTGAACGGGCAGGGGCGGATGATGGCCGAGACGCGTGAGCGCATTCGCGAGACGGCGCAGCGGCTGGGCTTTCGGCCGAACAGCCTGGCGCAGAGCCTGTTACGCCGCCGCTCCTTCACCGTCGGGCTGCTCACCAACGACACCTATGGCCGCTTTTCGCTGCCGGTCATGTCGGGCATTTCGGATGCGCTGGTCGACAAGGGCGTGTCGGTGTTTCTCTGCAATGTCGAGGACGACCAGCGCCTCGGCCAACTCCATGTCGAGGCCATGCTCGACAAGCGCGTCGACGGCATCATCGCCACCGGCAAGCGCATCGACCGCCATCTGCCGGTCGATCTCGCCAATCTGCGCATTCCCGTGATCTACGCCTTCACCCAGCCCGATCCCGGCGCCATCGCCTTCGTGTCGGACGATGCTGGCGGCGCGCGCCTGGCGGTCGAGCACTTTTGGCGGCTCGGGCGCCGCCGCATCGTCCATTTCAGCGGGCCGGCGAGCTTTGCGGTGGTGCACGCGCGGGCGCAGGCCTATCGTGACGTGCTGACCGAGAAAGGCTTGCCGGCCATGGAACCATTGCTCGGATCGTGGTCGGAAGCGTGGGGCCACGAGGCGGTGAAGAAACTCTTCGACCGTAAGGGCGAAAAGCCCGATGCCGTCTTCTGCGGCAACGACCAGATCGCGCGTGGCGTCATCGACGCGCTGCGCGAACGCGGGCTTGATGTGCCGGACGATGTCGGCGTCATCGGTTTCGACAATTGGCAGATCGTGGCCGAGGCAACCCGCCCGCCGCTGACCTCCGTCGACATGAACCTGGCGGCACTCGGGCGCGAGGCCGGTCTTACGCTTCTTTCGCTCGTCGGCGGCGAACCCGCCGCGCCGGGCATCCGAAAACTGCCGTGCCGGCTGGTGGTGCGTCAGTCATGCGGCCGTCCGCCGGGCGGCTGA
- a CDS encoding carbohydrate ABC transporter permease, protein MAQARSRKRRIGMQIAEHATGIIASLLFLAPIVWTVLSAFKPAQESRQPPLPPWPTTGFSVENYATLNTFGDGLWLPAQNSIYVSVMTVVLSVIVSVLAGYGFSRFRFPLKNLLFVLILSTIMIPFQSILTPIFLVLTKIGLHNTLTGLVCVYVTLQLPFSIFMMRNAFDAVPREIEEAARMDGANNVTMLLRVMLPLVWPGIVTIALFAFLGAWNEFLAALVLMTDQSKFTLPIMMTALQSGRFGAIDWGAVQAGVTVMMVPCLVLFLLLQRFYIRGLMAGAVK, encoded by the coding sequence ATGGCGCAGGCACGCAGCCGCAAACGCCGCATCGGCATGCAGATTGCCGAGCACGCGACGGGCATCATCGCCTCGCTGCTGTTCCTGGCGCCGATCGTCTGGACCGTGCTGTCGGCCTTCAAGCCGGCGCAGGAATCGCGTCAGCCGCCATTGCCGCCCTGGCCGACGACGGGTTTTTCGGTCGAGAACTACGCCACGCTCAATACGTTCGGCGACGGGCTGTGGCTGCCGGCGCAAAACAGCATCTATGTCTCTGTCATGACGGTCGTGCTGTCGGTGATCGTCAGCGTGCTGGCCGGCTACGGTTTCTCGCGCTTCCGCTTTCCGCTGAAGAACCTGCTCTTCGTCCTGATCCTGTCGACGATCATGATCCCGTTCCAGTCGATCCTGACGCCCATCTTCCTGGTGCTGACCAAGATCGGCCTGCACAACACGCTGACCGGGCTGGTTTGCGTCTATGTCACGCTGCAGCTGCCGTTCTCGATTTTCATGATGCGCAACGCCTTCGACGCGGTGCCGCGCGAGATCGAGGAAGCCGCCCGCATGGACGGCGCCAACAATGTCACCATGCTGCTGAGGGTGATGCTGCCGCTGGTCTGGCCGGGCATCGTCACCATCGCGCTGTTCGCGTTCCTCGGCGCCTGGAACGAATTCCTGGCAGCGCTGGTGCTGATGACGGACCAGTCCAAGTTCACGCTGCCGATCATGATGACGGCGCTGCAGTCGGGCCGCTTCGGCGCCATCGACTGGGGCGCGGTGCAGGCCGGCGTCACCGTGATGATGGTGCCATGCCTGGTGCTGTTCCTGTTGCTGCAGCGCTTCTACATCCGCGGCCTCATGGCAGGGGCCGTGAAGTGA
- a CDS encoding ABC transporter substrate-binding protein, whose product MRTMITGLAFAASIFSTLATVGPAAAAETANIWVRADGSNFMPRIVDAFNKGHENQVKLDIIPNAEIIPKYGAAAAGGTAPDALSLDLIYTPSFAAAGQLEDITDWAKSLPYFSSLSPAHVKTGTYKGRIYGLPFSADSSVLIWNKKLFKQAGLDPEKGPTNWAEIETYAEKVNALGGDIKGFYFSGNCGGCNIFTFTPLIWASGGDILTEDGSKATLDSPQLRGAIDLYRSMIKKDLVPAGAQTDTGSNFFAAFAGGNIGISPSGAFAIGALNTQYPDIDYGVTFLPGKDGGWSSFAGGDNFVVTKGTTKIAVVKEFLDFAYSLEGQTILAKYGSLPVRGDIANEALKELDPRYKIAAEAMAKGRTPYSVVFNDLINSANGPWNQMVNEVFFGEDVDGAIANAQETMQSIIDSAPQQ is encoded by the coding sequence ATGAGAACTATGATTACCGGGCTCGCCTTTGCCGCGAGCATCTTTTCCACGCTGGCAACAGTCGGGCCGGCCGCCGCCGCCGAGACCGCCAACATCTGGGTTCGTGCCGATGGCTCGAACTTCATGCCGCGCATCGTCGATGCCTTCAACAAAGGGCACGAGAACCAGGTCAAGCTGGACATCATCCCCAATGCCGAGATCATCCCGAAATACGGCGCCGCCGCCGCCGGCGGCACCGCACCCGATGCGCTCTCGCTCGACCTGATCTACACGCCGTCCTTCGCTGCCGCCGGCCAGCTGGAAGACATCACCGACTGGGCAAAATCGCTGCCGTATTTCTCGAGCCTGTCGCCGGCGCACGTCAAGACCGGCACCTACAAGGGCCGCATCTACGGGCTACCATTCTCCGCCGATAGTTCGGTGCTGATCTGGAACAAGAAGTTGTTTAAGCAGGCCGGCCTCGACCCTGAAAAAGGCCCGACCAACTGGGCCGAGATCGAAACCTATGCCGAGAAGGTCAACGCGCTCGGCGGCGACATCAAGGGCTTCTATTTCTCCGGCAATTGCGGCGGCTGCAACATCTTCACCTTCACGCCGCTGATCTGGGCCTCGGGCGGCGACATCCTCACCGAGGACGGCTCGAAGGCGACGCTCGACAGCCCGCAGCTGCGCGGCGCTATCGACCTCTACCGCTCGATGATCAAGAAGGATCTGGTGCCGGCAGGCGCGCAGACCGACACCGGCTCCAACTTCTTTGCCGCCTTCGCCGGCGGCAATATCGGCATCTCGCCGTCCGGCGCCTTCGCCATCGGCGCGCTGAACACGCAATACCCAGATATCGACTATGGCGTCACCTTCCTGCCCGGCAAGGATGGCGGCTGGTCGTCCTTTGCCGGCGGCGACAATTTCGTCGTCACCAAGGGCACCACGAAAATCGCGGTGGTGAAAGAGTTCCTCGATTTCGCCTACTCGCTCGAAGGCCAGACCATTCTGGCGAAATACGGCAGCCTTCCCGTGCGCGGCGACATCGCCAATGAGGCGCTGAAGGAACTCGACCCGCGCTACAAGATCGCCGCAGAGGCTATGGCCAAGGGCCGCACACCCTATTCGGTGGTGTTCAACGACCTGATCAACTCCGCCAACGGCCCGTGGAACCAGATGGTCAACGAGGTCTTCTTCGGCGAAGACGTCGATGGCGCCATCGCCAACGCGCAGGAAACCATGCAGTCGATCATCGATTCGGCGCCGCAGCAGTAA
- a CDS encoding carbohydrate ABC transporter permease — protein MTTIAATSAPARRRKLVGTGRRQWIGLLYVAPAVALVVVFFIIPLCMTAWMSLHNWPLMGAHSFIGLDNYWAILRDTRFWNALRFTGYYTVVVTIAIFAVAFPLALFIERPRPLTGFYRTSFFMPAVIGFASASLLWSWLLNVDSGLFSPAAFELGLTEKKVNLLATFQPAFWSIIAMVVWKVAGFTMIILMTGLQSIPPDLQEAAMIDGAGPLARFRAITLPLMRRTLALALILSVAGSVLAFDQFYIILRGGPRNQTLTAVYWIFNQSFVSFKLGYGAALSMVLLVILVALSLIQLRLLRQPEGVD, from the coding sequence ATGACCACCATCGCAGCAACCTCCGCCCCAGCACGCCGCCGCAAACTGGTCGGCACCGGCCGCCGGCAGTGGATCGGCCTGCTCTATGTCGCGCCGGCCGTCGCCCTTGTCGTCGTCTTTTTCATCATCCCGCTTTGCATGACGGCGTGGATGTCGCTGCACAACTGGCCGCTGATGGGCGCGCACTCGTTCATTGGCCTCGACAATTACTGGGCGATCCTGCGCGACACCAGGTTCTGGAACGCGCTGCGTTTCACCGGCTATTACACGGTGGTGGTGACGATCGCGATCTTCGCCGTCGCCTTTCCGCTAGCGCTGTTCATCGAACGGCCGCGGCCGCTGACCGGCTTCTACCGGACGTCCTTCTTCATGCCGGCTGTCATCGGGTTCGCCTCGGCCAGCCTGCTCTGGTCGTGGCTGCTCAATGTCGATTCCGGCCTGTTCAGCCCCGCCGCCTTCGAACTCGGCCTGACCGAGAAAAAGGTCAATCTGCTGGCGACGTTCCAGCCGGCGTTCTGGTCGATCATCGCCATGGTCGTGTGGAAGGTGGCGGGCTTCACCATGATCATCCTGATGACCGGCCTGCAATCGATCCCGCCTGATCTGCAGGAGGCGGCGATGATCGACGGGGCAGGGCCGCTGGCGCGGTTTCGCGCCATCACCCTGCCGCTGATGCGCCGCACGCTGGCGCTGGCGCTGATCCTGTCGGTTGCCGGCTCGGTGCTGGCCTTCGACCAGTTCTACATCATCCTGCGCGGCGGGCCGCGCAACCAGACGCTGACCGCCGTCTACTGGATTTTCAACCAGTCATTCGTGTCGTTCAAGCTCGGCTACGGCGCCGCCCTGTCGATGGTGCTGCTGGTCATCCTGGTCGCGCTCAGCCTGATCCAGCTGCGGCTGCTGCGCCAACCCGAGGGCGTTGACTGA